The Aliidiomarina minuta nucleotide sequence CTTATCAGACGCTTGGTTGCTTAGTAGTGAATTAGTCGCTCACCGGTTTCAGGGGCCTTATGAAAAACAGTTAACCCGCCAGATTGCACTTTATCTATATCGTTATTTTGCGGACATTGCCATCAGTGGCGGCGATGGTTTATGGATCGAAATCAGCAGTATGCAGCGGCTGCATCAGGGGCAGCAGGAAAGTGTACGGCGTTTACATAAGAGCCTTGAGTCTCTGTCGCTTACCTACTTTATGGGTAGAGCAAACAGCCCCCTCGCTGCCAGCATACTGGCTAAAGCCGATATTTGCCTGGAGCAAAGCGACGTGAACTGGCAACAGGTAAGCCAGGCGCTGCAGCCGCTCGATATTGGTTACATTAATCTGGAACCCAAAACGGAACAAAAATTACGCCGCATGGGGCTGACTAGTATAGGAAAGTTGCTTGGTATGCCAACAGCTTCACTGGGACGTAAGCTGGGTTATGAACTGGTTAACTGCGTAGCCCAGCTGCAGGGTCAACAGTCGGTGTCTCTGCAGTACTTTCGTCCCGCCGTGCATTTTCATGAACGTATGCCACTGGCTTCTGAGGTGACTAACTGGGCGGGGCTGCGGTTTCCGGTAAATCGTTTACTGCTGGATTTAGAGCACTACTTACGTGTGCGCCAGAAAGTTACCCGACAGTTGAAATTGACGCTATATACCCGCGATAAGCAGGCGAACCGGATACAGCTGGCGTTGGCCCAAGGAACATACCGTGCACAGGACTTTATGAGTTTGTGCCAGTTGCGATTGGAGCGGGAAGTATTAAGACAGCCAATACTGGAACTGGCTTTAACAGTAGATAACCTGGAAGAGTGGCAGCCCTCTTCAGAAAAACAGCTGACGGATAAAAACCAGTCTCATGCGCGAACCAATATGTCGCAATTACTGAATCAGCTGCAAACCCGCTTGGGTGAGCCCCGCATTCGTGGCCTGAATATAACTACTAGTTGGTTACCTGAGCTTGCTCAGGATATGCCAACACCGGGTACGCTGTTGTCTCAAGGCCAGCAGAGCTGGAGACCACCCTGGTTATTGAGTAATCCGGTGAGGGTCAATATAGAAGAGTGGCAAGCCGTATCTCAGCCTGAGCGTTTGCAAACACATTGGTGGCAGTCGCTGGATTTACAGGTGAATACCCGGGATTATCTGCTTGCCACCGATAAATGCGGTTGTGTTGGTTGGTTGTATTTTGATTATGCTGCTAAGCAATGGCTGTTGCAGGGTTGGAGCAGTTAATGCGCTACGCGGAATTACATTGCTTAAGCCATTATAGCTTTTTACGTGCCGCCTCTTCTCCTGAGGAAATGATCAACAAAGCTGAAGAGCTTGGTTATGAGGCTTTAGCTTTGACCGATGAATGCTCAGTCGCTGGGGTTGTAAAAGCCTGGCAAGCTGCAAAAAAACTGACAGTTAAACTGATTGTCGGTAGTGAATTTAAAGATCAGAACCTGGGGACTTTCATCCTCCTGGCGAGAAACCGAAAGGGCTACGCCCAGCTTTCTGCCTTGATCTCTCACTGTCGGGGACAAAGCAGTAAAGGACACTATAAGTTTTCAGTTGATGATTTGCTCTCTTTCCCCTGCTCAGATTGTCTATTGCAGTGGGCGCCATCAGTTTCAATGTGCCCAGCCGGGGTGCCTGAACGAATTCATTCCCTTTTTAAGCGTCGCGCATGGATTGTGGCTGAGCGGGATTTGACAACTAAGGGAGAAGCACAAGTAAAAAAAGCTATGACTTTTAGTCATTTATATAAGTGGCCGCTGGTCAGCTGTAGCGGAGCTCTTATGCACTGCGCAGAACGTCTACCTCTACTACATACGATAACGGCTATTAAAGCGGGACAGCAGGTTACTCAGGTCATGCCGGATCTTGTTGTTAACAGTGAGCAGCGTCTGCGGTGTTTAAATGAATTACAGGACTTATACCCAGCTCAGTGGATAGAAGAGAGCGCCCGGATAGCTGATTTATGCAATTTTGACTTGGGGAGTTTGCGTTATGAATACCCTGCAGAGGTGGTGCCTGCTGGTAAGACTGCTCAGGGTTATCTCGTGGAGCTGGCCCAGTCAGGCATTCAAAAACGTTTTCCCGAAGGTATTCCAGACAAAGTTCATCAACAGCTGTCGTATGAATTAACACTCATCGAAGAAATGCAGTATGCGCACTTTTTCCTGACTATTTACGACCTGGTGAGTTTTGCGGCTAGCCGCGATATTTTATTTCAGGGGCGTGGCTCTGCTGCTAACTCCGTACTTTGTTATTGTTTGGGGATTACAGCCGTCAATCCAGCTCAGTCAGAGTTATTGTTCGAACGCTTTATTTCAAAAGAACGGGATGAACCACCAGATATCGATGTGGATTTTGAACATGAGCGCCGTGAAGAAGTTATTCAGTACATCTATAGCAAATATGGGCGTCACCGGGCGGCACTGACTGCGACAGTCATCACCTATCGTCTGCGTAGTGCTTTACGGGATGTGGGTAAGGCGCTTGGCTTCCCTCAAATACAGCTGGCTAACATTCTGACCCGTCTGGACCGTCGTGACTCAGAAGAAGACTGGCAGCAGCAGTTAACAAACATGGGCATTTTACAGCATCCGCACGGTCACCATCTATTACTGTTAACCGAGCAGTTGAAGGGTTTTCCGCGTCATCTTTCGCAGCATGTTGGTGGTTTTGTTATAGCTTCAGAACGTTTATCTGATCTAGTACCTGTTGAAAATGCGGCGATGCCAGGACGTACCGTTATTCAATGGGATAAAAATGATATTGAATCGCTGAAGTTGTTAAAAGTGGATGTTCTGGGGTTAGGTATGTTGACCGCACTACGTAAAAGTTTAGCGATTGTAGCTCAGGTATTTGCTAAAGAGTATCAACTCGCCACTCTGCCTCAAGAGGATCCTGAGGTATACGGGATGCTACAAAGAGCCGATGCTATAGGTATATTTCAGGTTGAGTCCAGGGCGCAGATGAATATGTTACCGCGCCTTAAACCGAAAACTTTTTATGATCTGGTGGTGCAAATAGCAATTGTACGTCCAGGGCCTATTCAGGGCGACATGGTGCATCCTTATTT carries:
- a CDS encoding Y-family DNA polymerase; translation: MRSWVYLYFPNLQLDQLLLTQAEGKHRPLVLYDESTLRLKQLNRAALDLGMQPGMPLSDAWLLSSELVAHRFQGPYEKQLTRQIALYLYRYFADIAISGGDGLWIEISSMQRLHQGQQESVRRLHKSLESLSLTYFMGRANSPLAASILAKADICLEQSDVNWQQVSQALQPLDIGYINLEPKTEQKLRRMGLTSIGKLLGMPTASLGRKLGYELVNCVAQLQGQQSVSLQYFRPAVHFHERMPLASEVTNWAGLRFPVNRLLLDLEHYLRVRQKVTRQLKLTLYTRDKQANRIQLALAQGTYRAQDFMSLCQLRLEREVLRQPILELALTVDNLEEWQPSSEKQLTDKNQSHARTNMSQLLNQLQTRLGEPRIRGLNITTSWLPELAQDMPTPGTLLSQGQQSWRPPWLLSNPVRVNIEEWQAVSQPERLQTHWWQSLDLQVNTRDYLLATDKCGCVGWLYFDYAAKQWLLQGWSS
- a CDS encoding error-prone DNA polymerase, producing MAVAGLEQLMRYAELHCLSHYSFLRAASSPEEMINKAEELGYEALALTDECSVAGVVKAWQAAKKLTVKLIVGSEFKDQNLGTFILLARNRKGYAQLSALISHCRGQSSKGHYKFSVDDLLSFPCSDCLLQWAPSVSMCPAGVPERIHSLFKRRAWIVAERDLTTKGEAQVKKAMTFSHLYKWPLVSCSGALMHCAERLPLLHTITAIKAGQQVTQVMPDLVVNSEQRLRCLNELQDLYPAQWIEESARIADLCNFDLGSLRYEYPAEVVPAGKTAQGYLVELAQSGIQKRFPEGIPDKVHQQLSYELTLIEEMQYAHFFLTIYDLVSFAASRDILFQGRGSAANSVLCYCLGITAVNPAQSELLFERFISKERDEPPDIDVDFEHERREEVIQYIYSKYGRHRAALTATVITYRLRSALRDVGKALGFPQIQLANILTRLDRRDSEEDWQQQLTNMGILQHPHGHHLLLLTEQLKGFPRHLSQHVGGFVIASERLSDLVPVENAAMPGRTVIQWDKNDIESLKLLKVDVLGLGMLTALRKSLAIVAQVFAKEYQLATLPQEDPEVYGMLQRADAIGIFQVESRAQMNMLPRLKPKTFYDLVVQIAIVRPGPIQGDMVHPYLRRRDGLEAIDYPGEAVKAVLKRTLGVPIFQEQAIKLAMVAAGFTGGEADQLRRAMATWKSRGQLMAFQEKLIQGMLDNGYSDEFATRLFDQICGFGEYGFPESHAASFANLAYASAWLKFHYPQAFYVGLLNSLPMGFYSASQIIQDAGRHQVAITGVCINDSDWDHQLKGSPGSLSIQLGFRLVKGLSKNSIVELLKQRPVSGFTQIDEIKQLNLPGRDMEALASAGAFQSLTGHRYQARWEMTSLGEQLPLLDVAEQDQASYSLPPPTPTEDMVEDYASVSLTLGMHPLALLEQQGLLPAYKKATQLKDLRSGQLVTVMGLVVGRQRPSTSAGVTFVTLEDATGNVNVVIWQDRGRQQRQQWLYAQLLEVKGTLEIQGDIIHVVAGRMTDRSSLLPTRNVKSRDFH